Proteins encoded in a region of the Oncorhynchus gorbuscha isolate QuinsamMale2020 ecotype Even-year linkage group LG16, OgorEven_v1.0, whole genome shotgun sequence genome:
- the LOC123998759 gene encoding RUN domain-containing protein 3A-like isoform X1, whose product MESGCVRKAMAMGLTSKKASSRSVGVERKNLITVCRFSVKTLLEKYTAEPIDDSSEEFVNFAAILEHILSHRFKGNITGPGSWFISDGQRSFWDYIRLACSKVQNNCIASIENIENISTSRAKGRAWIRVALMEKRLSEYVATALRDTRTTRRFYDDGAIILREEATVLTGMLIGLSAIDFSFCLKGEALDGKSPAVIDFTPYLKFTQSYDYLSDEDDRCSVDSSASDESVPEHPYIPLVTDEESWRNKCRKMEQRFKIVYAQKGYLEELVRLRESQLKNVETENKKLSVRLEELRVQSLQEKKELESIVLELQAQLTALIPCDSSHLTKDLSIPLVNQWPSIRGYNNQGDVKLFRRRSFHSLEQLSADVSLNSDSQKTDGQQNGDTGKDYTPSMLGLCGSLASLPSCKSMSSLKSSECLVNISMEPSPALSPS is encoded by the exons ATTCTCGGTGAAGACACTCCTGGAAAAGTACACAGCCGAGCCCATCGATGACTCATCCGAGGAGTTTGTCAACTTCGCTGCAATCTTGGAACACATCCTCAGCCACCGCTTCAAAGGTAACATAACAG GTCCAGGAAGCTGGTTCATCTCTGATGGCCAGCGAAGTTTCTGGGACTACATCCGGCTGGCATGCAGCAAGGTGCAGAACAACTGCATCGCCAGCATCGAAAACATTGAGAACATCAGCACCTCACGAGCCAAG GGTCGGGCATGGATCCGTGTGGCGCTGATGGAGAAGCGTCTGTCTGAGTATGTGGCCACAGCCCTGAGGGACACACGGACAACCAG GAGGTTCTATGATGACGGAGCCATCATACTGAGAGAGGAGGCCACTGTTCTGACAGGCATGCTCATTGGCCTCAGTGCCATAGACTTCAG TTTTTGCCTGAAGGGGGAGGCGCTGGATGGTAAGTCCCCTGCTGTGATTGACTTCACACCTTACCTGAAGTTCACTCagag CTATGACTACCTGAGTGATGAGGATGACCGGTGCAGTGTGGACAGCAGTGCCAGTGACGAAAGTGTCCCAGAACACCCTTACATCCCCCTGGTCACCGACGAGGAGAGCTGGAGGAACAAGTGTCGCAAGATGGAGCAGAGGTTTAAGATTGTGTACGCACAAAAG GGCTACCTGGAGGAGCTGGTGCGTCTGCGGGAGTCCCAGCTGAAGAACGTGGAGACGGAGAACAAGAAGCTGAGTGTCAGGCTGGAGGAGCTCAGAGTCCAGAGCCTGCAGGAGAAGAAGGAGCTGGAGTCCATCGTACTGGAGCTGCAGGCACAACT CACTGCCCTCATCCCCTGTGATTCCTCCCACCTGACTAAGGATCTGTCCATCCCTCTGGTCAACCAGTGGCCCTCCATACGAGGCTACAACAACCAGGGGGACGTCAAGCTCTTCCGCAG GAGAAGCTTCCACAGTTTGGAGCAGCTCTCAGCTGACGTCAGTCTGAACTCTGATTCCCAGAAGACCGATGGGCAACAGAACGGAGATACAG GAAAAGACTACACCCCTTCTATGCTGGGTCTCTGTGgctctctggcctctctccccagctgcaaGTCCATGTCCAGCCTCAAGTCCAGTGAGTGTCTGGTCAACATCAGCATGGAACCCAGCCCTGCACTCTCCCCCAGCTAG
- the LOC123998759 gene encoding RUN domain-containing protein 3A-like isoform X2, which produces MESGCVRKAMAMGLTSKKASSRSVGVERKNLITVCRFSVKTLLEKYTAEPIDDSSEEFVNFAAILEHILSHRFKGPGSWFISDGQRSFWDYIRLACSKVQNNCIASIENIENISTSRAKGRAWIRVALMEKRLSEYVATALRDTRTTRRFYDDGAIILREEATVLTGMLIGLSAIDFSFCLKGEALDGKSPAVIDFTPYLKFTQSYDYLSDEDDRCSVDSSASDESVPEHPYIPLVTDEESWRNKCRKMEQRFKIVYAQKGYLEELVRLRESQLKNVETENKKLSVRLEELRVQSLQEKKELESIVLELQAQLTALIPCDSSHLTKDLSIPLVNQWPSIRGYNNQGDVKLFRRRSFHSLEQLSADVSLNSDSQKTDGQQNGDTGKDYTPSMLGLCGSLASLPSCKSMSSLKSSECLVNISMEPSPALSPS; this is translated from the exons ATTCTCGGTGAAGACACTCCTGGAAAAGTACACAGCCGAGCCCATCGATGACTCATCCGAGGAGTTTGTCAACTTCGCTGCAATCTTGGAACACATCCTCAGCCACCGCTTCAAAG GTCCAGGAAGCTGGTTCATCTCTGATGGCCAGCGAAGTTTCTGGGACTACATCCGGCTGGCATGCAGCAAGGTGCAGAACAACTGCATCGCCAGCATCGAAAACATTGAGAACATCAGCACCTCACGAGCCAAG GGTCGGGCATGGATCCGTGTGGCGCTGATGGAGAAGCGTCTGTCTGAGTATGTGGCCACAGCCCTGAGGGACACACGGACAACCAG GAGGTTCTATGATGACGGAGCCATCATACTGAGAGAGGAGGCCACTGTTCTGACAGGCATGCTCATTGGCCTCAGTGCCATAGACTTCAG TTTTTGCCTGAAGGGGGAGGCGCTGGATGGTAAGTCCCCTGCTGTGATTGACTTCACACCTTACCTGAAGTTCACTCagag CTATGACTACCTGAGTGATGAGGATGACCGGTGCAGTGTGGACAGCAGTGCCAGTGACGAAAGTGTCCCAGAACACCCTTACATCCCCCTGGTCACCGACGAGGAGAGCTGGAGGAACAAGTGTCGCAAGATGGAGCAGAGGTTTAAGATTGTGTACGCACAAAAG GGCTACCTGGAGGAGCTGGTGCGTCTGCGGGAGTCCCAGCTGAAGAACGTGGAGACGGAGAACAAGAAGCTGAGTGTCAGGCTGGAGGAGCTCAGAGTCCAGAGCCTGCAGGAGAAGAAGGAGCTGGAGTCCATCGTACTGGAGCTGCAGGCACAACT CACTGCCCTCATCCCCTGTGATTCCTCCCACCTGACTAAGGATCTGTCCATCCCTCTGGTCAACCAGTGGCCCTCCATACGAGGCTACAACAACCAGGGGGACGTCAAGCTCTTCCGCAG GAGAAGCTTCCACAGTTTGGAGCAGCTCTCAGCTGACGTCAGTCTGAACTCTGATTCCCAGAAGACCGATGGGCAACAGAACGGAGATACAG GAAAAGACTACACCCCTTCTATGCTGGGTCTCTGTGgctctctggcctctctccccagctgcaaGTCCATGTCCAGCCTCAAGTCCAGTGAGTGTCTGGTCAACATCAGCATGGAACCCAGCCCTGCACTCTCCCCCAGCTAG
- the LOC123998763 gene encoding STE20-related kinase adapter protein alpha-like codes for MGSFLPDSSAYELLTIIGRGLEDLMTVNLARYRPTGEHVAIRRIDLESCTNEMVNYLQAELHVSKLFHHSSILPYRSIFIAENELWVISPFMAYGSARDLISSHFTDGMNELAIAYILLGMLKALNYIHHMGYVHRSVKASHVLISVDGQVCMSGLRSIISLIRHGQRARVVHDFPQYSIKVLPWLSPEVLQQNLQGYDFRSDIYSLGITACELANGHVPFKDMPATQMLLEKLNGTVPCLLDTTTIPPEELTMKPSRSGADSGICEGPSTGGAHHSNGEPSSSGSHPYSRTFSPHFHAFVELCLQRDPEKRPSASALIGHSFFKQIKRRPSEALPELFRPVTPITGFESTQPQDAASGLASLESGLSHMDVDDWDF; via the exons ATGGGAAGCTTCCTCCCCGACAGCAGCGCCTATGAGCTCCTGACCATCATCG GTCGAGGCCTGGAGGACTTGATGACCGTCAACCTTGCCAGATACAGACCCACAGGGGAACACGTAGCAATCCGTCGGATTGACCTGGAGTCCTGCACCAATGAAATGGTCAACTACCTGCAG GCTGAGCTACATGTATCTAAGCTATTCCACCACTCCAGCATCCTGCCCTACAGGAGCATCTTCATAGCAGAGAACGAGCTGTGGGTCATCTCTCCCTTCATGGCCTATG GGTCAGCCAGAGACCTGATCAGCAGCCACTTCACTGATGGGATGAATGAGCTGGCCATCGCCTACATCCTACTGGGCATGCTCAAAGCCCTGAACTACATCCACCACATGGGCTATGTACACCG GAGCGTGAAGGCCAGCCACGTGTTGATCTCAGTAGACGGTCAAGTGTGTATGTCTGGTCTGAGGAGCATCATCAGTCTGATCCGTCACGGCCAGCGGGCCAGAGTGGTCCACGACTTCCCCCAGTACAGCATCAAGGTGCTGCCCTGGCTCAGCCCAGAGGTGCTGCAGCAG AATCTGCAGGGATACGACTTCCGGTCAGACATCTACAGTCTTGGCATCACAGCCTGTGAGCTAGCCAATGGACATGTGCCCTTCAAAGACATGCCAGCCACACAG ATGTTGCTGGAGAAGCTGAACGGGACAGTCCCCTGTCTGTTGgacaccaccaccatccccccAGAGGAGCTGACCATGAAGCCCTCCCGCTCTGGAGCTGACTCTGGGATCTGTGAGGGCCCCAGTACCGGAGGGGCCCACCACTCTAACGGAGAGCCCTCCTCCTCGGGGAGCCATCCCTACAGTCGTACCTTCTCTCCCCACTTCCATGCTTTTGTGGAGCTGTGTCTCCAGAGGGACCCAGAGAAGAG ACCCTCAGCCAGTGCTCTCATTGGTCATTCCTTCTTCAAACAG ATCAAGCGTCGGCCATCGGAGGCTCTGCCTGAGCTATTCCGGCCCGTAACGCCCATCACAGGCTTTGAGAGTACCCAGCCTCAGGACGCTGCCTCTGGACTGGCCAGCCTGGAATCTGGCCTCAGCCACATGGATGTGGATGACTGGGACTTCTGA
- the LOC123998765 gene encoding RUN domain-containing protein 3A-like: MESGCVRKAMAMGLTSKKASSRSVGVERKNLITVCRFSVKTLLEKYTAEPIDDSSEEFVNFAAILEHILSHRFKGPGSWFISDGQRSFWDYIRLACSKVQNNCIASIENIENISTSRAKGRAWIRVALMEKRLSEYVATALRDTRTTRRFYDDGAIILREEATVLTGMLIGLSAIDFSFCLKGEALDGKSPAVIDFTPYLKFTQSYDYLSDEDDRCSVDSSASDESVPEHPYIPLVTDEESWRNKCRKMEQRFKIVYAQKVTF, from the exons ATGGAATCCGGCTGTGTCCGAAAAGCAATGGCTATGGGTTTGACATCGAAAAAGGCATCTTCTCGGAGCGTCGGCGTGGAGCGAAAAAATCTCATCACCGTATGCAG ATTCTCGGTGAAGACACTCCTGGAAAAGTACACAGCCGAGCCCATCGATGACTCATCCGAGGAGTTTGTCAACTTCGCTGCAATCTTGGAACACATCCTCAGCCACCGCTTCAAAG GTCCAGGAAGCTGGTTCATCTCAGATGGCCAGCGAAGTTTCTGGGACTACATCCGGCTGGCATGCAGCAAGGTGCAGAACAACTGCATCGCCAGCATCGAAAACATTGAGAACATAAGCACCTCACGAGCCAAG GGTCGGGCATGGATCCGTGTGGCGCTGATGGAGAAGCGTCTGTCTGAGTATGTGGCCACAGCCCTGAGGGACACACGGACAACCAG GAGGTTCTATGATGACGGAGCCATCATACTGAGAGAGGAGGCCACTGTTCTGACAGGCATGCTCATTGGCCTCAGTGCCATAGACTTCAG TTTTTGCTTGAAGGGGGAGGCGCTGGATGGGAAGTCCCCTGCAGTGATTGACTTCACACCTTACCTGAAGTTCACTCagag CTATGACTACCTGAGTGATGAGGATGACCGGTGCAGTGTGGACAGCAGTGCCAGTGACGAAAGTGTCCCAGAACACCCTTACATCCCCCTGGTCACCGACGAGGAGAGCTGGAGGAACAAGTGTCGCAAGATGGAGCAGAGGTTTAAGATTGTGTACGCACAAAAGGTGACCTTTTGA